From one Solanum stenotomum isolate F172 chromosome 12, ASM1918654v1, whole genome shotgun sequence genomic stretch:
- the LOC125849202 gene encoding uncharacterized protein LOC125849202 isoform X3: MESESSHEIEPVFQDFEDNEHEFGSGDESDVENQLVNTAIFVNDRKLDGKTALRILQRAALYDNWKIAEPILNKEPRFVNFEFGETSETLLHAAALAKSSGFVREIIKLMKVGDLEKGVNTAFMLAALAGHVEIAKAMREKNKNLPNICGKEGDLPISVAAQVGHKAMVSYLYEVTDFDVIQQQELLYLLEITIQNEMYEVALNIFNKDRKLFATKILQGNINVFHTLSQKSIAISNTSSPVWRKLISVGRRQSISLLKLLPERYVVEKQAETLLEELWAECLRRGRDKLLDLALKENWAHYAAKAGNLGFLLVVTRDFPVLMWTNDDKRHTILHVAVLYREEKVFSLIHQIGGMKNIFLVDFDNDGNNILHLAGKLGEPIFSKQKSSGQMEALKNKLVQSVPPNADNNNAVFVESLQQLFQEIEIIRHITETQSVKAEEKIMPPSFLRVSGAALQMQREILWFKHARGVYSNLCFDL; encoded by the exons ATGGAGAGCGAGTCTTCCCATGAAATTGAACCAGTTTTTCAGGATTTTGAAGataatgaacatgaatttgGGTCTGGAGACGAAAGTGATGTTGAAAATCAACTTGTCAACACTGCAATATTTGTTA ATGACAGGAAACTGGATGGTAAAACTGCATTGCGAATTCTTCAACGTGCTGCTTTATATGATAACTGGAAGATTGCAGAACCAATTCTAAATAAGGAACCAAGATTTgttaattttgaatttggagAAACCTCTGAAACATTACTTCACGCTGCAGCATTAGCAAAAAGTAGCGGATTTGTGCGAGAGATAATTAAACTAATGAAAGTAGGTGACTTGGAGAAAGGTGTGAATACGGCATTTATGTTGGCAGCATTGGCAGGGCACGTTGAAATTGCTAAAGCAATGAGAGAAAAGAATAAGAATCTACCAAACATCTGTGGTAAGGAGGGAGATTTACCAATCTCTGTGGCAGCTCAAGTTGGGCATAAAGCTATGGTATCATACCTTTATGAGGTCACAGATTTTGATGTGATACAGCAACAAGAACTCTTATACCTTCTTGAGATCACTATCCAGAATGAAATGTATG AGGTAGCATTAAATATATTCAACAAGGACAGAAAATTATTTGCCACTAaaatattacaaggaaatattAATGTCTTCCACACGTTATCTCAAAAGTCCATAGCGATCAGTAACACTTCTTCTCCGGTGTGGAGAAAGTTGATTAGCGTGGGCAGGAGGCAATCCATTTCAT TGCTAAAATTGCTTCCGGAAAGATATGTAGTTGAGAAACAAGCTGAGACACTACTTGAGGAGCTATGGGCGGAGTGTCTAAGAAGAGGAAGGGATAAGCTGTTAGACTTAGCGCTAAAAGAAAACTGGGCCCATTATGCTGCAAAAGCAGGAAATCTAGGGTTTTTACTTGTGGTTACTCGTGATTTTCCTGTGCTCATGTGGACGAATGACGATAAAAGGCATACCATTCTTCATGTTGCAGTTTTATATCGAGAGGAAAAAGTCTTCAGTCTTATACACCAAATAGGaggaatgaaaaatatatttcttgtaGATTTTGACAATGATGGAAATAACATTCTACATTTGGCTGGGAAGTTAGGGGAGCCAATATTCAGTAAACAGAAAAGTAGTGGACAGATGGAAGCCCTGAAAAACAAACTTGTTCAGTCTGTGCCTCCTAATGCTGATAATAATAATGCTGTATTCGTTGAATCACTACAACAGCTGtttcaagagatagaaatcatTAGACACATAACAGAGACACAGTCTGTTAAG GCGGAAGAGAAGATTATGCCGCCAtcatttcttagggtttctggAGCAGCACTTCAGATGCAAAGAGAGATATTGTGGTTCAAG CATGCTCGTGGCGTTTACAGCAACCTTTGTTTTGATCTATAG